The DNA sequence aaaataaaacatcaaaatacaacTAATAAACGATATAATTAAATGTGCTAGggactaaaattggattttaatcttacatatggttataatctaaaactcatcttttttaaggattaaaatgaagttttctataaaaaaaatttaagcaaCACAATACAACAGTAGAATAACAGTACGAAAATAAAGTGCTTGCGGTTAAACAGACCTGGATTGGTTTCGGGTCCAAAGAAAGAACAACTCCTGCAATTTCTGTAATTCTCTGTTCGTCAAGCAGATAATCATATTAACACGAGGCCTTCGAAAAATTAATGTACTATagagaagagagtgaaaatACGCAAATTATACGTTTTCTTGTTATATCTTACGCATGAGCTTACCTCAAGGATGTATCTAGCAGCCCATAACTGATCACCAGCAGCAATACCAACAGTAGGACCAACTTGAAATTCCCACTGTTCCGCATCAGCAAACAGACCAAATTACAAAACGGTTTAATAACGTAAAAATTCACGATAATCAAATCATAGGTCAACTTTCGATCACTCAATTTTATTTCTTAGCAGCTTGCATACGTATATACCTGGCCGGGCATAACTTCAGCGTTGATACCGCTAATGTTGATTCCGGCATAGAGGCAAGCCTTGTAATGTGAATCCACAATATCACGACCGAAGGCCTTGTCTGCTCCGGCACCGCAGTAGTAGGGTCCCTACATATATTTAGATACAAGAAACATAACCTAACAGTTAATAATATGCAATCGGCACTCTAAAATTTTGTGTCGTCTTCTCTGATTAAGTAATTAGGCATGTTTAGGGAACAGTGATCGCGTTAATCATTTGCAAATGATTTGAGTACCTGTGGACCTGGGAACCCACCAATTGGCCATCCAAGAGGCCACTTAGTATCCTTTTGTAGAAGAGTGTACTCTTGCTCAATGCCGTACCTAATCATAAGAAATGTTCTCGGTAAGAAGCACCAACGCTTGGATGTGCGTTGaagaatttaacaaaaaaaacttaacaAGTGAAATTTGCGACATAAAAATCAATGTATATTGTACATTGAAATATAGTAGGGCtcataacaaaataataatagacAGGCACCAATTTTTTCACCAAATCTATTTATCAAATATGTCTTTGTACATGTTAATGATGCTGAAAATGAGTCCAAGCTTGAATAAGTAACCGAACGACACATTATATGGTGAATAAAACTTGATCCATTGTTCTCTAATGCAATTATTATATAAATACCCTGAAACATAAATTAATTCGTACATCAATAGTTGTATGGCCATAAAAACAAagatatatattaatataatttttcagtATATGACAATTATTTAGTACTAATCAAGAATATGGAAATAAGCAGAATTACTAGTTTATTTTTTAGATTATTGATGGCGTACGTACCAGGTTTCCTCGGCAACGACGTCCGGGTGACTGAATATCTTGGCAGCGTCGAATCTTTTGTTGGTGGGGATTGGCTCTCCCGCCGGTGTGTACGCATCGCAGATCACCTATCACAAGcgaaagacaaaattacccctTGACGATGTAACGTACACAATCCGGATAGATGTGGATGTCGATTGATGTTTACCAGGATGTTTTTTCCTCTTCTGAATGGATCCTTAAAAATAGCCTGGGGGCTGAACAAGCAAAAGTCCAAatcagttttttatttatttatttttttaaatggaaGGATTAGATTAAAGATTGCAGAAATGATTTTGATCGTGGCCGTTGATATTGTTACATACTGCAGGATGACTTCACTGTTATCTCCTGGGGCTTGGTCGGTGCTTGAACCGTCGTAGTTCCATTTGGGCAGTTTTGCTGGGTCTGTCACTGGTCCAGGCAGTGTCTGTTTTTATCCATAATTTCATATACATACGTGAACAGAACTTTAAATTTAAAGTAATTCGATGTTAGCTAGGAAACATGAAAATCGTAATAAAATTTGCTAAAATATTCgtaaatcaaatattaattgaCGAAATAGTCAAAAACAACatatttgaaagaaatattggACGTGAAAAGTGATCATTTTGGCGAATTTTCCAAAACCGAAGAATGACGGGCTTATAGCTTGAGTAGTTAAGAACATTCAATCCTAGAGatgaggtcttaagttcgatggAAGGCTTACCCTTGCTTTGCTTCTCAAGTCCAAACCAGATCCTCCAATCCTATAAGATAACAGAAGAACAAAGACAAGAGAACTTTAATGATCAATAATATTATGTAAATTAATGAGAGGAGGTGGGCATGCTATACCAAATGTATTCAGCGATGATCTTCTCAGTGGATTCGGAGAGATTGAGGTTGACGAGATCAGAGAGGAGAGACATGGTGACGTACGACGAGGAGGATGATTCTCTGAACAATGgcaaaagagagggagagagaacaaTGAGAGAGAGAACCAGAGAAAAATGGGGGTTTAGTTTTAAGTAAAAGATGTGACAAAGTCTACCACctaatatattaatttattttccaatagaaaaggGAGCGAAAATACGTGGAATTTCACTGGGGAGAAACGTACGGGGGTATACCGTATACCATGTTTTGGCTGGCCTCTCGCGCTTCACGTAGGTTTCTGAAACCGTCAGTTTCCCTATTTGCAGTCTCTTCTTGTCACCTAACCACCGCCACCGCCAATCCTTACCCTAACTTTTATCAGAACGCAGGCCTGTTGGGCCCATTCAATCAAAGGCACCGTTGCACTCCCAGCTGTGTCGAATTTGATCTCAGACTCCTAGCGCACCTCTCGAGCTCGTCTTCGTCTACTGGCGCGAAGAACGACGGAAATCAGGGCTGCGATGGCGCGAAGGTCGATGCTTCTTGGATCGACTTGTATTTTCCGAGGCAAGCTCGGCCTTATGCTAAGCTCGCTCGCCTCGACCGACCTGGTTGCTCGCTTGGCCTTGCATGCATGTGGTAAGtgatttttactttcaactttttAATTCGGTTTCCGCAGTGCATTGTTTGGTAAAAATCACCGATAGCAATTTGGGTCAAGCcgaatttacttgttttgttttttggtacTAGCGATCTTCTATTTAAACTAATCTAATCAAACTCAGATGCATAAAGCCGACCACATTTACTTTGTTGAAAGTAACAGTGGCAACGGTAACTTTATTTGTTTAAGTTGAAGTTGTTTAAAGAAGCGTTGATCCAACTGTGGTGCTCCCATTGTACTTTTCCGGAGTATGCTGGACGCTTGTGTATGATACGATATATGCACATCAGGTACAACAAACTATTCTGGTCAGAATTTCTGGTTCCCAGATTTGATTGTGAAGAAAATATGGAATATGTAGGAATAAGATAACTTTTTAAATGTAACCAAACATTTGGAACATGCTTGCAGGACAAGGAAGATGATATGAAAGTAGGTGTTAAGTCTACAGCATTGAGATTTGCAGATTCAACTGAGGAGGGATTACTGGGTTTGGAATTATGTGCATGAGTAGTCTTGCACTCAGTGGATATACCGCTGAAATtggttttcttctttcttcctttatTTTCATCTAAgaaaattatagcaatggtctctcaattTTATCCCAATTAGAGCAATgattcctcaactaaaaattcatgatcattgatctcttaaattaatcaaaacgtgcagttatGGTCCTTTTCAACAACTCAGTCAGAATCCCGTTtaaaccattgctacaatttttctcatttcatttttcatatttgccccttgattCAGCCTTACGTGTGTGGCACATGATTCATTTTAACAGAAGCTTTAATGACGAAAATGATCATAcatgcacgttttgatgagtttaaGCAATGTATTAAAAGGTGGAGGCTTAGGCGAGGCATTCCATGGATAACCCTACCTAAGCATGAGGCGTTACCTAAATAAAGTTAATATATAttgcatatataattatatatatatatagtataatactttgtaaaacaaatataattataaCTAAGCCAAAGAtaatatcttcttcttcattactAAGTGTAGTTGTACTTGAAAATTATGACATATAGTCTTAAAAtgttgtaattatttattttattttaagcaATTATAGTGAACTTCAAGAGAAATAAGGCCGAGTAGCCACAATTATAGGGAGTTTGAAAGGAAATAAAGGCAGAATGTCGCAATTATAGGCAATTCAAAAGGAAATAAAGGCTAAGTGCAGCTATTATAgggaatttaaaatgaaataaagatcGAGTGAAGCAATTATTATagggaatttaaaataaataatggaGTGGAGTAGTTATAGGAAATTTTAAGAGAAGTAAATTTTGGCTAATTAAAATGCTAGGCGGCAAAATCTGAATGagcaataattaataaaaaataaaaaaataaaaaagaattagaGTTAGACTTTGCCACTAGGATTTGGAGAGAGaaactttctctctttcttcttccttgaaACTAGAACGGCACACAGATGAATGACAAAAACAGATGAATGGCAGAAATAGACCTagatttgaaaggaaaaaagcACACAACTGAACGCTGGGTACGCCTTAGCCGCCTAGGCGCACCCTAACATTGCCTTATGCCTACCCCACAAAACAGAGGCGAAAATCCAGCAAGCTCGCCTCCAAGGGCGTCTAGGCGCGCCTCGATGTTAGTTTTTTAGAACACTAAATTTAAGAGACCAATgatcatgaatttttaattaaggAAGTATTGTTACAATTTCCTCTTTTCCTCTCTGTCCGCTTTTTTCTCCTTTATCATTGTTGGAACTTCAGTCtaatttttcttttcgtttCTGCCACATCCTCACACCTAAATTGTCAAACTTTGGAGCAGGTGGGCCATATTATGCATTTTTGTCGGCTGCATCTAGACAATTAGCTTGGCAGATATGGACAGCTGACCTTTCATCCCGGGCTGATTGCAATAGAAAGTGCGTATCATCGTGGTATGATTTTGCTTTCAAATATTCATAGAGGTTAAATATGTGCATTGCATCCATATTATTTGTGGCTCTTGCGTATTTGTCCAATTAAAGATGAACAAAAAAGGGAAATGGAAGTTTGGGATTTACCGGTTGTGTGTTCTTCGTtgtatgaaaagaaaaatattgttTAGGTGTAAGAACTATTTACTTCGTTTTGCTTCCAGGATAACCGGTTGTTGAGCTTGCCTTTGTCTTGGTTCCAGATTTGTGTTGAACAAATGGTTTGGTGCCATTATTTTCAGCGGAATCCCATTTAGAAGACTTTCATCGCAGGGGTGAAGAATGTGTTTGCTCCCTAAATCCGTCATGGTGCCTTGCGGGCAAGTCGGAGATTTACTTCACATACGGGATTGGtgggtgcgggcgtgccactactagatgccactagtagacgggatttaaatgattgaggttgcgccttttgacttcaaatcaagagattgtgccattgaGTGGGAGTTACTCAAattaaggttctttgtttgccttaaaaataaggactttacttatatggagagattgaacaatatgtaaatgacaaggttgcttggaaatataaatgacagaagaaaatgactaaaattgtagattgcttgtaatttatatgGCTGGAAATGAGTACATAAAGGTTACAAATGAGATCGATACCGCAAGTGAgcagcagagctaataaactagataaaataaggcttttggcaaatctggtttgagcagagtttgtgcttttgtttgtttgtttgagtgtccataaACCTTGTGCATCTGCTCCTTTAAATAGAGATCTGGAGGAAACCCCCTGCTGAGGTTTTTGTACCTACCCGAAAGAAGCTTGTGCAGCTTGCATTTGCATTTGCCAACTTGCATgtagaaacaatattaaaagggaaacttgcatctccaccacatgtttttagcaCATGTTTCTCCACttgcaataaaataaataaaagaagcaaACTAGCTTCTTTCACTACACATTCTTGCCTGAAAGCTCTCTCTATAGAAAGATAAAACTTCTTCAACAAGATTGTATTTCATTTCACAAATGTACAATTACACATAAGAGAATATATATAGCATTTTGCTCTTTACAAATATACCCTTGACTACCTTAACTGAATTTGTAACCATTCTAACTAACTACAGTTAATAACAAACCAACCACATTTAACTTTTGCTAAACGGTTTTTCATCAACAGAAATAGAAGATTTATTATCTTCCttaatacaccccctcaagcgaGAGGAGGAATCAGAGTTGATGCCAACGGGAAGCTTGGAACACAGGTATCGAAACTGATTTTTAGACAGGGATTTTGTATGAAGATCAGCAAGTTGATCAGCACTGCAAACAAACTGGACTTTGAGAAGATGAGCAAGAACCAGTTCGCGAATGTAATGATAATTAATCTCAACATGCTTAGTGCGAGCATGAAAAACAGGATTAGAGGCTAAAGAGATGGTGGAAATGTTATCACACCATAAGATAGGCAGTTTGGGGAGAGGACAATGAAGATCACGAAGGATTTTACAAACCCAAGTGAGTTCTGCAGCTGTATGAGCCAAAGACCTATATTCGGCTTCGGTAGAAGAACGGGCGACAGTACTTTGTTTCTTGGCACTCCAGCTGATGAGGTTGGGACCAAGAAAAACAAAGTAGCCACTGGTTGAGCGCCGATCAAAAGGGCtgccagcccaatcagcatcagaatATGCTGAGAGATCAACAAGACCTGGTGTAAACCATAATCCCTGAGAGACAGAACCTTTTAGAAAGCGAACAACCCGTTTGGCAGCTTGAAAATGTTGTTCACGCGGAGCATGCATAAACTGGCAGAGCTGATTGACAGCAAAGGCAAGGTCTGGTCTAGTCCACGTGAGATACTGAAGGCCTCCAACAAGAGAACGATACTCGGTGGGGTTAGGGAGAAGAGAACCAGTGTGATCCAGTTTATTGGAGCCAAAAGGTGTGCAACAAGGTTTTGCACCTTGCATATTTGTCCGTTGAAGTTGGAGCCAAGAGGTGTGCAACAAGGTTTTGCACCTTGCATATTTGTCCGTTGAAGAAGATCAAGTAGATATTtagtttgatgaagaaatatcCCTTTAGAAGATCGCTGAACTTCCAGCCCCAAGAAATAGTGTAAAGGACCAAGATCCTTCACTGGAAACCGATTACTAAGCTGATTAATGAATTGATGACAGAGATGAGAATCAGGGCCAGTTACGAGAATATCATCCACGTAAACAAGAACGATAACCAGCTTAGGATTATGAAGGACAAACAGAGATGCATCAGAAGAAGATTGATGGAAGCCAAGATCAAGCAGAGCTCGAAATAGTTTTTCAAACCAAGCTCTAGGGGCTTGCTTAAGACCATAAAGCGATTTTTGAAGTTTGCACACATGACTGGGGAAAATAGGATCAATAAAACCCGGGGGTTGAATCATGTAGACATCCTCTTTTAAATCACCATGAAGGAAGGCGTTGCTGATGTCTAACTGATTTAAAAACCAATTATGTTGAACAGCAAGACTAAGAAGGATTCGAATGGTAATCGGTTTAGCAACCGGACTGAAAGTCTCCTGGAAATCAATTCCCTGTTGTTGATGAAAGCCCTTGGCAACAAGCCGGGCCTTGTAACGATCCACAGTACCATCAGGTTTCTGCTTAACCCGAAATACCCACTTGCAGCCAACAATGTTCTGAGAGGAATTCGAATGAACTAATGACCAAGTGCATGTAGACAGTAAGGCATTATATTCATCCTGCATAACAGCACGCCAGTGAGGAAACTTAGATGCTTGGAGATAAGTACTGGGAACGGAATCCATGGCAACGGATAGATGATGCTTAGTGGCTGTATAAGCCTTAGGTTTGTAGATGCCGGCTTTGGATCGGGTAACCATAAGATGAATATTGACCATATAGGTAGAGACAGGTGGAGAAGCATCGGAATGCAGAGAAGTAGCTGGAGAAAGAGAAGTAGTTGGAGGTGGAGAAGCAGCAGTAGTAGAAGGAGCAGCATTAGGTGAAGAATCAGGAGATGGATACGCACCAGGATGAGTAATCGTGCGAAAATAAAGATCCATCGAAGAAGAAGACACGGGAGAAACATCGTCAGAGTGAGAAGATGTAAGCTGCAGAGACTGAAAAGGATAGACTGCTTCATTAAAGATTACGTGTCTGGAGATATAGACGCGGTTGTCAACCGGATCAAAGCACCGATAACCCTTGTGCTGAAGACTATAGCCCAAAAATACACAACTCTTGCTTTTAGCATCCAATTTACTGTGAACATAAGTTTTAAGCCAAGGGAAACATTGGCAACCAAAGACTTTGAGTTTGGAATAATCC is a window from the Malus domestica chromosome 16, GDT2T_hap1 genome containing:
- the LOC103403399 gene encoding glutamine synthetase PR-2 → MSLLSDLVNLNLSESTEKIIAEYIWIGGSGLDLRSKARTLPGPVTDPAKLPKWNYDGSSTDQAPGDNSEVILHPQAIFKDPFRRGKNILVICDAYTPAGEPIPTNKRFDAAKIFSHPDVVAEETWYGIEQEYTLLQKDTKWPLGWPIGGFPGPQGPYYCGAGADKAFGRDIVDSHYKACLYAGINISGINAEVMPGQWEFQVGPTVGIAAGDQLWAARYILERITEIAGVVLSLDPKPIQGDWNGAGAHANYSTKSMRNDGGIDVIKKAIEKLSLRHKEHIAAYGKGNERRLTGLHETADIHTFSWGVANRGASVRIGRDTEKAGKGYFEDRRPASNMDPYVVTSMIAETTILSK